One Dictyostelium discoideum AX4 chromosome 3 chromosome, whole genome shotgun sequence genomic region harbors:
- the omt7 gene encoding O-methyltransferase family 2 protein, which translates to MESNDLNKESLENWNESWDLVMTFGMGHLTSKLFNILMNNSIFDMINESPKHYKEIAKIINFNEFSCYRLLRYFVPYGLFEENNEIFSITNKSKKLIKSGGIYNLCTFFSSNDYFKLYSTIPESFEQNKNLGPSSFGFDDFWDIVKTNEHFKYSFNQEMREFSNLSIPTIIKNTDFSSFNTVVDVGGSHGRIVGELVKKYENLNGIVFDLETVINSSIEKIKHPRIEYVSGSFFESVPSADCYVLKNILHDWDDEKCLEILKTISKSMKENSKIFIFDEIIDPNDYRKLSLFLDVTVFHFFNSRERSLNDWKQLCDKSDFKIDSINNVTQPQLLILSKK; encoded by the exons atggaatcaaatgatttaaataaagaaagtTTGGAAAATTGGAATGAATCATGGGATTTAGTAATGACATTTGGAATGGGTCATTTAAcaagtaaattatttaatattttaatgaataattcaatttttgataTGATCAATGAATCTCCAAAACATTATAAAGAAATtgcaaaaataataaattttaatgaattttcatGTTATAGATTATTAAGATACTTTGTACCATATGGTTTATTTGAAGAgaataatgaaatattttcaataaccaataaaagtaaaaaattaataaaaagtgGTGGTATTTATAATCTATgtacttttttttcatcaaatgattattttaaattgtattCAACAATTCCTGAATCTTttgaacaaaataaaaatttgggACCATCTTCATTTGGATTCGATGATTTTTGGGATATTGTCAAAACAAATGAACACtttaaatattcttttaatcAAGAAATGAgagaattttcaaatttatcaataccaacaattattaaaaatactgATTTCAGTTCATTTAATACTGTAGTTGATGTTGGTGGTTCACACGGAAG aattgtTGGTgaattagtaaaaaaatatgaaaatttaaatggaaTTGTTTTCGATTTAGAGACTGTAATTAATTCAtctattgaaaaaattaaacatcCAAGAATTGAATATGTTTCAGGTAGTTTTTTCGAATCAGTGCCAAGTGCAGATTgttatgttttaaaaaatatattacatGATTGGGATGATGAAAAATgtttagaaattttaaaaacaatttcaaaatcaatgaaagaaaatagtaaaatttttatttttgatgaaATCATTGATCCAAATGATTATAGAAAATtgtcattatttttagatgtAACtgttttccatttttttaattcaagagAAAGATCTTTAAATGATTGGAAACAATTATGTGATAAatctgattttaaaattgattcaattaataatgttaCACAAccacaattattaatactctcaaaaaaataa
- a CDS encoding XAP-5 protein, whose amino-acid sequence MAEYKGSSGDGNRIRMLEKQRENEIKEINKKKEKLKEEKKANVFSIHDKFQSVSDSSSSTSTQFQNVGLVSINDFHNNIKSQNNLNDSKNINNKRQTEKEIKKKSIVNKKLKITQKSKLSFELDDDGDGDGENNENNENNEENNENNEENKNDKENDEDNVNNNNNNKIKYFGKDPSVNTDFLPDIEREELEKLEREKLAKEWLDQQERIKSEEFEITYSFWDGSGHRRSMKCSKGTTIERFLENARKEFKELRGVSVDKLMFIKEDIIIPHNYSFYDLMLSKARGKSGPLFRFDVHEDVRLVNDATVEKEESHAAKMVESSWYERNKHIFPSSRWEYLAEDGFDTQDTDRKYTISDRLAKH is encoded by the coding sequence atggCAGAATATAAAGGATCATCAGGAGATGGTAATAGAATTAGAATGTTAGAAAAACAAAGAGagaatgaaattaaagagattaataaaaaaaaagagaaattaaaagaagaaaagaaagcAAATGTATTTTCAATTCATGATAAATTTCAATCTGTTTCTGATAGTTCAAGTTCAACATCAACacaatttcaaaatgttGGTTTAGTttcaataaatgattttcataataatataaaatctcaaaataatttaaatgattctaaaaatataaataacaaaCGACAaactgaaaaagaaattaaaaagaaatcaattgtaaataaaaaattaaaaattactcaaaaaagtaaattatcatttgaattagatgatgatggtgatggtgatggtgaaaataatgaaaataatgaaaataatgaagaaaataatgaaaataatgaagaaaataaaaatgataaagaaaatgacgaagataatgtaaataataataataataataaaattaaatattttggtAAAGATCCAAGTGTAAATACCGATTTTTTACCAGACATTGAAAGAGAAGAATTAGAGAAATTGGAAAGAGAGAAATTAGCAAAGGAATGGTTAGATCAACAAGAGAGAATTAAATCAGAggaatttgaaattacatACAGTTTTTGGGATGGGTCAGGTCATAGACGTTCAATGAAATGTTCAAAAGGAACTACGATCGAGAGGTTTTTAGAGAATGCCAGAAAGGAATTCAAAGAGTTGAGAGGTGTCAGTGTCGATAAATTAATGTTTATAAAGGAGGATATTATAATACCACACAATTATTCATTCTATGATTTAATGTTGTCAAAGGCAAGAGGTAAGAGTGGCCCGTTATTCAGATTCGATGTTCATGAGGATGTTAGATTGGTTAATGATGCTACCGTCGAAAAGGAGGAATCTCATGCCGCTAAAATGGTGGAATCCTCTTGGTATGAAAGAAATAAACATATCTTTCCTTCTTCTCGTTGGGAATATTTGGCTGAGGATGGTTTCGATACTCAAGATACTGATAGAAAATATACAATATCTGATAGATTAGCAAAACATtaa
- the gmfA gene encoding ADF/cofilin-like domain-containing protein, which translates to MATCTLPDEYFEEFKALKKERSPKNTAMVFMIDKSKHEFKIEETFVDISLEKLQEELSNTSPRYIVYVYKHTHPDGRQSFPMVFIYFMPKGISPAVAMTYSANKEILVNKLEIMKSFNAETVETLTEPWLKEKLAFFK; encoded by the exons atg gCCACCTGCACTTTACCAGACGAATATTTTGAAGAATTCAAAgctttaaaaaaagaaagatcaCCAAAAAACACTGCCATGGTTT ttATGATCGATAAAAGTAAACATGAATTCAAAATTGAAGAAACATTTGTTGATATTTCATTAGAGAAATTACAAGAAGAACTTTCAAATACATCACCAAGATATATTGTTTATGTTTATAAACACACTCATCCAGATGGTCGTCAATCATTCCCAATGgtattcatttatttcatGCCAAAAGGTATTTCACCAGCTGTAGCTATGACCTATTCAgcaaataaagaaattttagTTAACAAATTAGAAATTATGAAATCATTCAATGCTGAAACTGTTGAAACTTTAACTGAACCATggttaaaagaaaaattagcTTTCTTCAAAtag